CACAAGCTTGCAAGAAGTTTGTTTGCTGCCCCTTCATCGGTGATCAGCACCTTTTTGGGGCCATGCTTCATGAATGCCGCGATCGCTTCCGCTTTCGAAGCACCACCTGCAACAGCCATGATGAAATCACTATTTTTCAGGTCATTCAATTGAAGACCGATCGTTCGAACACGATGCACTACTTCTCCATGATGATCGAAGTAATAGCCGAAAGCCTCCGCTACCGCTTTTTCGTGTTCGAGTTTTTCCAGCACAGCAGAAGAAGAATTCCTTCTGTTGGCCATTGTTTTAGCATCGCCAATTCCATGGATGACTATACTTGCTGAACGGATCAGCTCCATGACTTCTTTTACCCCGGGTTCCTCAATCAGTGAAAGATAAGTTTCCTTACTGAGCTGATCCGGTAAATGAAGCAGACGATACTCACCTCGTGCTTTTACAGCCATCGTTGAACAGATGGTGTTTGCCTGATTTTCTACCTTTTCGCCAAGACCGCCTCTGGCTGGGACAAACAGAAGGTCTTGGTCCTTGTTTCCAGGAGTCATCATTTCAGCAACAGCAGCGATGGTTGTTCCGCCGGTCACTGCAATGACATTATTGCCTGTTAACTCCTGTTTCAACCTCATTACTGCCGCCTTGCCCATTTCACTTTTAATCCAAGGATCTTCATCACTGTCACCAGGAACGATAATCACTTCAGACAGGTTTAAGTTTTCCCTTAACTTCATTTCTAAAACGCGAAGTCCAGCGAGTTCATTCATCAAAACTTCCAGCCGTTCAAGGACATCTAATCCATCGGGAGTAAGCGACATACCGCCAGGCAGGATGGAAAGCAGCCCCTGGTCTTTCAAAAAGCTGACCTCTGCACGGAGAACCCTTTCCGTCATATTGAGGTTAATGGCAAGGCTTCGTCTGCCGATGGGTTCATGAAAGCGAACAATTTTAAGTATGCTGTATCGTTTTCTCATTACCTCCAGAAGATCAGGCAAAAGCTTCTTCTGTATTTCTATCAAATCGTTCATCATGCATTCCCCTTGTCTTTTTGTACGGCAGAACATAAGAGGAGTCCAATACTTCTAGGGACATTCACCGTCCCTGTTAGCCATTTTACGTCCCAATGATGCTATAAAAAAATGACTATGTTTAAGTCTCCTTCATTCTAACAAAACATGTGACAACATTTCAACAAAAATTACTTATTAATTGTAAGTAAACGCTTTCTTAATGATTCCTTATGAATCTGCCCGTACTGAATCTCTTCATCCGCTACCGTAATCACTGGGATCATCAGCCCATATTTTTCGAT
This genomic stretch from Fictibacillus marinisediminis harbors:
- a CDS encoding sugar-binding transcriptional regulator; the encoded protein is MNDLIEIQKKLLPDLLEVMRKRYSILKIVRFHEPIGRRSLAINLNMTERVLRAEVSFLKDQGLLSILPGGMSLTPDGLDVLERLEVLMNELAGLRVLEMKLRENLNLSEVIIVPGDSDEDPWIKSEMGKAAVMRLKQELTGNNVIAVTGGTTIAAVAEMMTPGNKDQDLLFVPARGGLGEKVENQANTICSTMAVKARGEYRLLHLPDQLSKETYLSLIEEPGVKEVMELIRSASIVIHGIGDAKTMANRRNSSSAVLEKLEHEKAVAEAFGYYFDHHGEVVHRVRTIGLQLNDLKNSDFIMAVAGGASKAEAIAAFMKHGPKKVLITDEGAANKLLASL